A window from Mycobacterium saskatchewanense encodes these proteins:
- a CDS encoding cyclase family protein, translating to MTITWPLGEAESKLEFYDLSHPWGHGAPAWPYFDDVRIERLHTMARSRVLTQKITTVMHSGTHIDAPAHVVEGTPFLHEIPLSAFFGTGVVVSIPKQKWEVVTAEDLEKATPQIRPGDIVVVNTGWHHKYADSAEYYAYSPGFDKDAGEWFAAKGVKAVGTDTQALDHPLATSIAPHGPAEHTGGLLPWAVKEYEQETGRAVLDDFPEWEPCHRAILANGIYGFENVGGDLDEVTGKRVTFAAFPWRWVGGDGCIVRLVAIVDPTGGYRIETGRAA from the coding sequence ATGACTATCACCTGGCCGCTCGGCGAGGCCGAATCGAAGTTGGAGTTCTACGACCTGTCCCACCCGTGGGGTCACGGCGCGCCGGCGTGGCCCTACTTCGACGACGTCAGGATCGAGCGCCTGCACACGATGGCGCGAAGCCGCGTGCTCACCCAAAAGATCACCACCGTCATGCATTCCGGCACGCACATCGACGCCCCCGCGCACGTGGTCGAGGGCACGCCCTTCCTGCACGAGATCCCGCTGAGCGCGTTCTTCGGCACCGGGGTCGTGGTGTCGATCCCCAAACAGAAGTGGGAGGTCGTCACCGCCGAGGATCTGGAAAAGGCGACACCACAGATCCGGCCGGGCGACATCGTCGTCGTCAACACCGGGTGGCACCACAAATACGCCGACAGTGCCGAGTACTACGCCTACTCGCCGGGCTTCGACAAGGACGCCGGGGAATGGTTCGCCGCCAAGGGCGTCAAGGCCGTCGGCACCGATACCCAGGCGCTGGATCATCCGCTGGCCACCTCGATCGCGCCGCACGGGCCCGCGGAGCACACCGGTGGCCTATTGCCCTGGGCGGTCAAGGAATACGAGCAAGAGACGGGGCGCGCCGTACTCGACGACTTCCCAGAATGGGAACCGTGCCACCGGGCGATCCTGGCGAACGGCATCTATGGTTTCGAGAACGTCGGTGGCGACCTGGACGAGGTCACCGGCAAGCGCGTCACCTTCGCCGCCTTCCCGTGGCGGTGGGTCGGCGGCGACGGGTGCATCGTGCGGCTGGTGGCCATCGTCGATCCCACCGGCGGCTACCGGATCGAGACGGGTCGGGCGGCGTGA
- a CDS encoding pseudouridine synthase: MVETEGIRLQKVLSQAGIASRRAAEKMILDGRVEVDGRVVTELGTRVDPESSEIRVDGARVILDDSLVYLALNKPRGVHSTMSDDRGRPCIGDLIERKVRGNKNLFHVGRLDADTEGLILLTNDGELAHRLMHPSHEVPKTYLATVAGSVPRGLGKQLRAGVELEDGPAKVDDFAVVDAIPGKTLVRVTLHEGRNRIVRRLLAAVGFPVEALVRTDIGPVTLGKQRPGTFRALGHSEIGQLYKAVGL; this comes from the coding sequence ATGGTCGAAACCGAGGGAATCCGGCTGCAAAAGGTGTTGTCTCAGGCCGGAATCGCGTCGCGGCGGGCGGCCGAGAAGATGATCCTCGACGGTCGCGTCGAAGTCGACGGCCGGGTAGTGACCGAGTTGGGCACCCGGGTCGACCCGGAAAGCTCGGAGATCCGCGTCGACGGCGCCCGGGTGATCCTCGACGATTCACTGGTCTACCTGGCGCTGAACAAACCGCGCGGGGTGCACTCGACGATGTCGGACGATCGGGGCCGGCCCTGCATCGGCGACCTGATCGAGCGCAAGGTCCGCGGCAACAAGAACCTGTTCCACGTCGGGCGATTGGATGCGGACACCGAGGGCCTGATCCTGCTGACCAACGACGGCGAACTGGCACACCGGCTGATGCACCCGTCGCACGAGGTGCCCAAGACCTACCTGGCAACGGTCGCCGGGTCGGTGCCGCGCGGGCTGGGCAAGCAGCTGCGCGCCGGGGTCGAGTTGGAGGACGGGCCGGCGAAGGTCGATGATTTTGCGGTGGTGGACGCGATTCCGGGCAAGACGTTGGTGCGGGTGACCCTGCACGAAGGGCGCAACCGCATCGTCCGCCGGCTGCTCGCGGCGGTGGGGTTTCCGGTGGAGGCGCTGGTGCGCACCGACATCGGACCGGTGACGCTGGGCAAGCAACGTCCCGGCACATTCCGGGCCCTGGGCCACAGCGAGATCGGCCAGCTCTACAAGGCGGTGGGATTGTGA
- a CDS encoding patatin-like phospholipase family protein produces the protein MDGQVLRLDGLPQPVGYVLGGGASLGAIQVGMLQALSEWEVTPDLVAGTSVGSLNGAVIAADPKGAVNRLSHVWARLTRDQVFPGGLLAQALLLQRVKTHLFPNTGLAAVITDFIGQATTFADLTLPLAAVTTDIATARPHVVRDGLLLPALLASAAIPGIFPSVDLDSHQLYDGGLVANVPMRQAVEMGARSLVVLDCNFPGQLPGSTDTVADILLYTVMVAMRAQSVLEAPVIAAGIPVVYLPGPAPRLVSPLDFTQTAALIEAAYVSARAFLEQLRITGPGLYGSPSP, from the coding sequence GTGGACGGTCAGGTGCTTAGGCTGGACGGGCTCCCGCAACCAGTCGGTTACGTACTTGGCGGAGGGGCCAGCCTTGGCGCGATCCAAGTGGGCATGCTTCAGGCGCTCAGCGAGTGGGAAGTCACTCCCGATCTCGTCGCCGGAACGTCGGTTGGGTCGCTCAACGGCGCGGTCATCGCCGCGGACCCAAAGGGTGCGGTGAACCGACTCTCGCACGTGTGGGCACGACTGACACGAGATCAGGTGTTCCCGGGCGGCTTGCTCGCGCAGGCCTTGCTGCTGCAGAGGGTCAAGACGCACCTGTTCCCCAACACCGGACTGGCTGCGGTGATCACCGACTTTATCGGGCAGGCAACGACATTCGCCGATCTGACACTGCCGCTCGCCGCAGTCACGACAGATATCGCCACCGCTCGACCACACGTTGTGCGTGACGGTCTGCTGCTTCCCGCTCTGCTGGCCAGCGCGGCGATCCCGGGTATCTTCCCATCCGTCGACCTCGACAGCCACCAGCTCTACGACGGCGGTCTGGTGGCCAACGTCCCCATGCGCCAAGCGGTCGAGATGGGGGCACGCTCGTTGGTGGTGCTCGACTGCAACTTTCCTGGCCAACTGCCGGGTTCGACTGACACCGTCGCCGACATTCTGCTCTACACAGTGATGGTCGCGATGCGGGCACAGTCCGTCCTCGAGGCTCCTGTCATCGCCGCCGGGATCCCGGTCGTGTACCTTCCCGGGCCCGCGCCCAGACTGGTGTCGCCACTTGACTTCACACAGACTGCCGCGTTGATCGAGGCTGCGTATGTGTCCGCTCGCGCGTTCCTAGAGCAACTCCGCATCACAGGTCCGGGCTTGTACGGATCCCCATCCCCCTGA
- a CDS encoding SDR family NAD(P)-dependent oxidoreductase, whose protein sequence is MNVTQDAPTASRFSVEGKSILITGATGSLGSVAARALAGAGARLTLAGGNAAGLARLVDEAGIGDAAVVSRRPESPADARAMVEAAVARHGRLDGVLVASGMNHVAPITDMAVDDFDKVMAANARGAWLVCQAAGRVLIDQGAGGSVVLVSSVRGSLGHPAGYSAYCPSKGATDLLAKSLAAEWGGDGIRVNVLAPTVFRSDLTEWMYADDERGRTTREAMFARIPLRRFAEPEDFVGALIYLLSDASSFYTGQVMYLDGGYTAC, encoded by the coding sequence GTGAACGTGACACAGGATGCGCCCACCGCCTCGCGCTTTAGCGTCGAAGGAAAGTCGATCCTGATCACCGGGGCGACCGGTTCGCTGGGTAGCGTCGCGGCCCGGGCGCTGGCCGGGGCCGGCGCGCGACTCACGCTGGCCGGCGGCAACGCTGCGGGCCTCGCCCGACTGGTCGATGAGGCGGGCATCGGGGACGCCGCGGTGGTCAGCCGCCGGCCAGAGTCCCCGGCCGACGCCCGCGCGATGGTCGAGGCGGCTGTCGCCAGGCACGGCCGGCTCGACGGCGTACTGGTCGCCTCGGGCATGAACCACGTCGCGCCCATCACCGACATGGCCGTCGACGACTTCGACAAGGTGATGGCCGCGAACGCGCGGGGCGCCTGGCTGGTGTGCCAGGCCGCCGGGCGGGTGCTGATCGACCAGGGCGCCGGCGGCAGCGTCGTCCTCGTCTCTTCGGTACGCGGATCGCTCGGCCATCCCGCCGGATACAGCGCATACTGCCCGTCTAAAGGTGCCACCGACCTGCTGGCCAAGTCGCTGGCAGCCGAGTGGGGCGGCGACGGCATCCGCGTGAACGTCCTCGCCCCAACGGTTTTCCGTTCCGATCTCACCGAATGGATGTACGCCGACGACGAGAGGGGCCGCACCACCCGCGAGGCGATGTTCGCCCGAATTCCCTTGCGCCGCTTCGCCGAGCCCGAGGATTTCGTCGGCGCCCTGATCTATTTGCTCAGCGACGCATCGAGCTTTTACACCGGCCAGGTGATGTACCTGGACGGCGGATACACCGCCTGCTGA
- a CDS encoding AI-2E family transporter → MNNIADGQPIDHGLADQGHHRRVGRPHRHDEGLIATAEQVAAQIRSESLPFGTRGRRFDRGSPFYVGLMASAGVAVTYGVVRVLGSASSVLVLIGAALFFALGLEPAVSGLVNRKLPRWAAVSLVVMVVFGVLAGAVAAAIPPLVQEARQFIEQAPHYLQQAHDHSSLIGRLNERFHVQQRITDTIHGPGTPTVAGVVKVGKTVFGAASHVGIVAVLTIYFLADMPRIRTTVYRFVPNSRRPRAILIGDEVVAKVGDYVFGNVLTSLIAGAATFAWCFASHVPYPWLLGAFVAIVDLFPYGSTVGGFVVALVALTVSIPVSIATVGFYIAFRLAEDYLLTPRIIGRAVKVPGGVTVVAVLIGAALLGVVGALLAIPVAAALQLLVSELLFPTLDET, encoded by the coding sequence TTGAACAACATCGCGGACGGCCAGCCGATCGACCACGGACTTGCCGATCAGGGCCATCACCGCCGCGTGGGTCGACCTCACAGACACGATGAAGGGCTGATCGCCACCGCCGAACAAGTCGCGGCACAGATCCGCTCAGAGAGCCTGCCGTTCGGCACCCGGGGCCGGCGATTTGACCGAGGTTCCCCGTTTTATGTGGGATTAATGGCCTCGGCGGGTGTGGCGGTCACGTATGGAGTGGTGCGTGTCCTCGGCTCGGCGTCGTCGGTGCTGGTATTGATCGGTGCGGCGTTGTTTTTCGCCCTGGGACTTGAGCCCGCGGTGTCGGGGCTGGTCAACCGCAAACTCCCGCGATGGGCGGCGGTCAGCCTGGTGGTCATGGTGGTGTTCGGTGTCCTCGCCGGTGCCGTTGCGGCGGCGATTCCGCCGCTTGTGCAGGAAGCACGCCAATTCATCGAACAGGCGCCGCACTATCTGCAGCAGGCTCACGACCACTCCTCGCTGATCGGCAGGCTCAACGAGCGCTTCCATGTGCAACAACGGATCACCGACACGATCCATGGCCCGGGCACACCGACGGTCGCGGGTGTCGTCAAGGTCGGAAAGACGGTGTTCGGCGCCGCGTCACATGTCGGGATTGTGGCTGTGCTCACCATCTATTTCCTGGCTGACATGCCCCGCATCCGGACCACGGTGTACCGGTTCGTGCCGAACTCTCGCCGACCGCGCGCGATCCTCATCGGCGACGAGGTGGTGGCCAAGGTCGGTGACTACGTTTTCGGCAATGTGCTGACCTCGCTCATTGCCGGAGCGGCGACGTTTGCGTGGTGTTTCGCCTCGCATGTCCCGTATCCGTGGCTGCTCGGGGCTTTTGTCGCGATCGTGGATCTTTTCCCATACGGGTCAACAGTCGGCGGGTTCGTAGTCGCCCTTGTTGCGCTGACCGTTTCGATTCCGGTGAGCATCGCCACCGTGGGGTTCTACATTGCATTCCGCTTGGCCGAAGACTACTTGCTGACCCCGAGGATCATTGGCCGGGCGGTGAAGGTGCCAGGCGGTGTCACCGTGGTGGCCGTCCTCATCGGTGCGGCACTGCTAGGGGTGGTCGGGGCGTTGCTTGCCATCCCGGTCGCGGCGGCGCTGCAACTACTGGTCTCAGAACTGCTTTTCCCCACGCTCGATGAAACATGA
- the scpB gene encoding SMC-Scp complex subunit ScpB, with translation MSDNADVDLGVDLGGIPDIAEAAPMEAEELHSVLEALLLVVDTPVTAEALASATQQPVYRIAAKLQSMADELTSRDSGIDLRQTSEGWRMYTRARFAPYVEKLLLDGARSKLTRAALETLAVVAYRQPVTRARVSAVRGVNVDAVMRTLLARGLITEAGVDEDTGAVTFATTDLFLERLGLTSLTDLPDIAPLLPDVDTIEDLSESLDSEPRFIRLAGRPASDQALTFDVDQD, from the coding sequence ATGAGTGACAACGCGGACGTCGACCTCGGCGTCGACCTCGGCGGCATCCCCGACATCGCCGAGGCGGCCCCCATGGAGGCCGAGGAGCTCCATTCGGTGCTCGAGGCGCTGCTGCTGGTGGTGGACACCCCCGTGACGGCAGAGGCCCTCGCCTCGGCCACGCAGCAGCCCGTCTACCGGATCGCGGCGAAGCTGCAGTCGATGGCCGACGAGCTCACCTCCCGCGACAGCGGCATCGACCTGCGGCAGACGAGCGAGGGCTGGCGCATGTACACCCGCGCCCGGTTCGCCCCGTACGTGGAGAAGCTCCTGCTGGACGGCGCGCGGTCAAAGCTGACACGGGCCGCGCTCGAGACGCTCGCGGTGGTCGCCTATCGCCAGCCCGTCACACGGGCGCGGGTGAGCGCCGTGCGCGGGGTGAACGTCGACGCCGTGATGCGCACGCTGCTCGCGCGGGGGCTGATCACCGAGGCGGGGGTCGACGAGGACACCGGCGCGGTGACGTTCGCCACCACCGACCTGTTCCTGGAGCGCCTTGGTCTGACGTCGCTGACCGACCTGCCCGACATCGCGCCGTTGCTGCCCGACGTCGACACGATCGAGGACCTGAGCGAATCCCTGGACAGCGAGCCACGATTCATCAGGCTTGCGGGCCGGCCGGCCTCGGACCAGGCGCTGACCTTCGACGTGGACCAGGATTGA
- a CDS encoding ParA family protein: protein MTTDHPDTGVEIGLTGRPPRAIPEPQPRTSHGPAKVVAMCNQKGGVGKTTSTINLGAALAEYGRRVLLVDMDPQGALSAGLGVPHYELEKTIHNVLVEPRVSIDDVLLHTRLKNLDLVPSNIDLSAAEIQLVNEVGREQTLGRALHPVLDRYDYVLIDCQPSLGLLTVNGLACADGVVIPTECEYFSLRGLALLTDTVDKVRDRLNPKLEISGILLTRYDPRTVNAREVMARVVERFGDLVFDTVITRTVRFPETSVAGEPITTWAPKSTGAIAYRALAREFIDRFGA from the coding sequence ATGACGACCGACCACCCGGACACCGGCGTCGAGATCGGCTTGACGGGACGCCCGCCACGGGCGATTCCCGAGCCGCAGCCGCGCACGTCGCACGGCCCGGCGAAGGTCGTGGCGATGTGCAACCAGAAAGGCGGCGTCGGCAAGACCACCTCGACGATCAACCTGGGTGCCGCGCTCGCGGAGTACGGCAGGCGCGTCCTGCTGGTGGACATGGACCCGCAGGGCGCCCTGTCCGCCGGTCTGGGCGTGCCCCACTACGAGCTGGAGAAGACCATCCACAACGTGCTGGTCGAGCCCCGGGTGTCGATCGACGACGTGCTGCTGCACACGCGGCTGAAGAACCTGGACCTGGTGCCCAGCAACATCGACCTGTCGGCCGCCGAAATCCAGCTGGTCAACGAGGTGGGCCGCGAACAGACCCTGGGCCGGGCGTTGCACCCGGTGCTGGACCGCTACGACTACGTCCTGATCGACTGCCAGCCGTCGCTCGGGCTGCTCACGGTCAACGGCCTGGCCTGCGCGGACGGCGTGGTGATCCCCACGGAGTGCGAGTACTTCTCCCTGCGGGGCCTGGCGCTGCTGACCGACACCGTCGACAAGGTGCGCGACCGGCTCAATCCCAAGCTGGAGATCAGCGGCATCCTGCTCACGCGGTACGACCCGCGGACCGTCAACGCCCGCGAGGTGATGGCCCGCGTCGTCGAGCGGTTCGGTGACCTGGTGTTCGACACCGTGATCACCCGGACCGTCCGGTTCCCGGAGACCAGCGTGGCGGGCGAACCCATCACCACGTGGGCGCCGAAGTCGACGGGCGCGATCGCCTATCGCGCGCTGGCCCGCGAATTCATCGACCGATTTGGCGCGTGA
- a CDS encoding segregation/condensation protein A, whose amino-acid sequence MNTVANGEAPQQNGSSTGFRVRLTNFEGPFDLLLQLIFAHRLDVTEVALHRVTDDFIAYTRQIGSQLDLEETTAFLVVAATLLDLKAARLLPAGQVDDEEDLALLEVRDLLFARLLQYRAFKHVAEMFAELEATALRSYPRAVSLEDRFTELLPEVMLGVDAQRFAQIAAIAFSPRPVPTVGLGHLHEVQVSVPEQARKLLEVLEARGSGQWATFSELVADCQAPMEVVGRFLALLELYRSRAVAFDQSEPLGVLQISWTGERPTNEALVEVRDE is encoded by the coding sequence GTGAACACCGTCGCGAACGGTGAGGCGCCCCAGCAGAACGGCAGCTCGACCGGTTTCCGGGTCCGCCTCACCAACTTCGAGGGGCCGTTTGACCTGCTGCTGCAGCTGATCTTCGCCCACCGCCTCGACGTGACGGAGGTGGCGCTGCATCGGGTCACCGACGACTTCATCGCCTACACCCGCCAGATCGGCTCCCAGCTGGATCTCGAGGAGACGACCGCGTTCCTGGTGGTCGCCGCGACGCTGCTCGACCTCAAGGCCGCGCGGCTGCTGCCGGCGGGGCAGGTCGACGACGAGGAGGACCTCGCCCTGCTGGAGGTGCGCGACCTGCTGTTCGCCCGGCTGCTGCAGTACCGCGCGTTCAAGCATGTTGCCGAGATGTTCGCCGAGCTGGAGGCCACCGCGCTGCGGAGCTATCCGCGGGCGGTCTCGCTGGAGGACCGGTTCACCGAGCTGCTCCCCGAGGTGATGCTCGGCGTCGATGCGCAACGCTTCGCCCAGATCGCCGCGATCGCGTTCAGCCCGCGGCCGGTCCCGACGGTGGGGCTCGGACACCTGCACGAGGTGCAGGTGTCGGTCCCCGAGCAGGCCAGGAAGCTGCTCGAGGTGCTGGAGGCGCGGGGCAGCGGCCAGTGGGCCACCTTCTCCGAACTCGTCGCCGACTGTCAGGCCCCGATGGAGGTCGTGGGCCGCTTCCTGGCGCTGCTCGAACTGTATCGTTCGCGGGCGGTAGCATTCGACCAGTCAGAGCCGCTTGGCGTGCTTCAGATCTCGTGGACCGGAGAGCGTCCCACCAACGAAGCCTTGGTAGAAGTGCGGGACGAATAG
- the der gene encoding ribosome biogenesis GTPase Der — MTQDGTWTDESDWEYSESDLERPEEAGPAPVVAVVGRPNVGKSTLVNRILGRREAVVQDIPGVTRDRVSYDALWSGRRFVVQDTGGWEPDAKGLQHLVAEQAAVAMRTADAVILVVDALVGATAADEAAARILLRSGKPVFLAANKVDSEKAEADAAALWSLGLGEPHPISAMHGRGVADLLDDVLAVLPEVSESAPAEGGPRRVALVGKPNVGKSSLLNKLAGDERSVVHDVAGTTVDPVDSLIELGGKVWRFVDTAGLRRKVGQASGHEFYASVRTHSAIDAAEVVVVLIDASQPLTEQDQRVLSMVIEAGRALVLAFNKWDLVDEDRRELLEREIDRELVQLRWAQRVNISAKTGRAVQKLVPAMETALESWDMRIPTGPLNSWLKEVVAATPPPVRGGKQPRILFATQATARPPTFVLFTTGFLEAGYRRFLERRLRETFGFEGSPIRINVRVREKRGPKRR; from the coding sequence GTGACGCAAGACGGTACCTGGACCGACGAAAGCGATTGGGAATACTCGGAATCCGACCTGGAGCGTCCGGAGGAGGCCGGCCCCGCGCCCGTGGTCGCGGTGGTGGGCCGGCCCAACGTCGGCAAGTCGACGCTGGTGAATCGGATCCTCGGCCGCCGCGAAGCGGTGGTGCAGGACATTCCCGGCGTCACCCGCGACCGGGTCTCGTACGACGCGCTGTGGTCCGGGCGACGATTCGTCGTGCAGGACACCGGGGGATGGGAGCCCGACGCCAAGGGCCTGCAGCACCTGGTGGCCGAGCAGGCGGCGGTGGCGATGCGCACCGCCGACGCGGTCATCCTGGTGGTCGACGCCCTCGTCGGCGCCACGGCGGCCGACGAGGCCGCCGCCCGGATCCTGCTGCGCTCGGGGAAGCCAGTCTTTCTGGCCGCCAACAAGGTTGACAGCGAGAAGGCCGAAGCGGACGCGGCGGCGCTGTGGTCGCTGGGGCTGGGCGAGCCGCACCCGATCAGCGCCATGCATGGTCGCGGGGTGGCCGACCTGCTCGACGATGTGCTCGCCGTGCTGCCCGAGGTGTCGGAATCCGCACCGGCAGAGGGCGGCCCGCGCCGGGTGGCGCTGGTGGGCAAGCCGAACGTCGGCAAGAGTTCCCTGCTGAATAAGCTTGCGGGCGACGAGCGTTCGGTGGTGCATGACGTCGCCGGGACGACCGTCGATCCGGTGGACTCGCTCATCGAACTGGGGGGCAAGGTCTGGCGTTTCGTCGACACGGCCGGGTTGCGGCGCAAGGTCGGCCAGGCGAGCGGGCACGAGTTCTACGCGTCGGTGCGTACCCACTCGGCGATCGACGCCGCCGAGGTGGTGGTCGTGCTCATCGACGCGTCCCAGCCCTTGACCGAGCAGGACCAGCGGGTGCTGTCGATGGTCATCGAGGCCGGGCGGGCGCTGGTGCTGGCCTTCAACAAGTGGGACCTGGTCGACGAGGACCGCCGTGAATTGCTCGAGCGGGAGATCGACCGCGAGCTGGTCCAGCTGCGGTGGGCGCAGCGCGTGAACATCTCGGCCAAGACCGGTCGCGCGGTGCAGAAGCTGGTGCCGGCGATGGAAACCGCGCTCGAATCGTGGGACATGCGCATCCCCACCGGTCCGCTGAATTCCTGGTTGAAGGAAGTAGTGGCGGCCACCCCGCCGCCGGTGCGCGGCGGCAAGCAGCCCCGCATCCTGTTCGCCACGCAGGCCACCGCGCGTCCGCCGACGTTCGTGCTGTTCACCACCGGGTTTCTGGAGGCCGGGTATCGCCGCTTCCTGGAGCGCCGCCTGCGGGAGACGTTCGGGTTCGAGGGCAGTCCGATCCGCATCAACGTGCGGGTACGCGAGAAGCGGGGACCCAAGCGCCGCTGA
- a CDS encoding alpha/beta fold hydrolase, which yields MTRDTESLGSDRYTFVLVHGGCHDGSAWRQVVERLEQLGHTALAPTVAGHGHGVPKNVTHAESTESVVDYIVEKKLTDFILVGHGYAGTIISKVAEAVPERIRRLVFWSAFVLHNGETALEMLPSGTEMFAKMAAESVDNTFTVPFDVWRDAFINDAGPELAQHAYAQLSPEPYGPWVEPLDMTKFHSLSIPRSFLVGTEDLVMPPGEAGWHPRMSSRLGTFRLIQMPGSHEALFTRPSSVADKLVEAGRD from the coding sequence GTGACGCGCGATACAGAATCATTGGGATCGGATAGGTACACATTTGTCCTGGTGCACGGTGGTTGTCATGACGGCTCGGCGTGGCGGCAGGTTGTCGAACGCCTAGAGCAACTGGGCCACACCGCTCTCGCCCCAACGGTCGCCGGCCACGGGCACGGTGTCCCCAAGAACGTCACTCACGCCGAATCTACCGAGTCGGTCGTGGACTATATCGTCGAGAAGAAGCTAACGGACTTCATTCTTGTCGGCCACGGTTACGCAGGCACAATCATCAGCAAGGTGGCCGAAGCGGTTCCGGAACGCATTCGCCGACTGGTGTTTTGGAGCGCATTCGTTCTCCACAACGGCGAGACCGCGCTGGAGATGCTTCCTTCGGGTACAGAGATGTTCGCCAAAATGGCCGCGGAATCTGTCGACAATACCTTTACGGTTCCCTTCGACGTCTGGCGCGATGCCTTCATCAACGACGCCGGGCCCGAACTGGCCCAGCACGCCTATGCGCAGCTTTCACCCGAGCCATATGGGCCATGGGTCGAGCCACTGGATATGACCAAGTTCCATAGTCTTTCAATCCCGCGCAGCTTCCTCGTCGGTACGGAGGACCTCGTGATGCCACCAGGAGAGGCGGGTTGGCATCCACGGATGTCAAGCCGGCTCGGGACTTTCCGGCTGATTCAGATGCCTGGAAGCCACGAAGCGCTGTTCACCAGGCCATCTAGTGTGGCCGACAAGCTCGTCGAAGCAGGCCGCGACTAG
- the cmk gene encoding (d)CMP kinase gives MVNPVVVAIDGPAGTGKSSVSRGLARALDARYLDTGAMYRMVTLAVLRAGVDPTDAEAVASVAAAARMSVDYDPAGDRYYLDNEDVSVEIRGDEVTRAVSAVSSVPAVRKRLVALQRAMAEGNDSVVVEGRDIGTVVLPDAPVKIFLTASAETRARRRNDQNVATGLADDYDAVLADVRRRDHLDSTRAVSPLRAAPDAVVLDTSDMTETQVIAHVLDLVRQRSGAVR, from the coding sequence ATTGTGAACCCCGTCGTGGTGGCCATCGACGGGCCGGCGGGCACCGGAAAATCCTCGGTGTCAAGGGGTTTGGCGCGCGCGCTGGACGCCCGCTACCTCGATACCGGCGCCATGTACCGGATGGTGACGCTGGCGGTGCTGCGCGCCGGAGTCGACCCGACGGATGCCGAAGCGGTGGCGTCGGTCGCCGCGGCGGCACGGATGTCGGTGGATTACGACCCGGCCGGGGACCGCTACTACCTTGACAACGAGGATGTTTCGGTCGAGATCCGCGGCGACGAGGTGACCCGGGCGGTGTCGGCCGTGTCGTCGGTCCCCGCCGTGCGCAAAAGGCTGGTGGCGCTGCAGCGAGCGATGGCCGAGGGCAACGATAGCGTCGTCGTCGAGGGCAGGGACATCGGCACCGTGGTGCTACCGGACGCGCCGGTGAAGATCTTCCTGACCGCGTCGGCGGAGACCCGCGCCCGGCGGCGAAACGACCAGAACGTCGCGACCGGTCTCGCGGACGACTACGACGCCGTGTTGGCCGACGTCCGCCGCCGGGATCACCTGGACTCCACGCGGGCCGTGTCGCCGCTGCGCGCGGCGCCGGACGCGGTGGTCCTCGACACGAGCGACATGACCGAGACACAGGTGATCGCCCACGTGCTCGACCTGGTCCGGCAGCGAAGCGGGGCTGTGCGGTGA
- a CDS encoding IclR family transcriptional regulator: MTADVEEARGGGIQVIARAAELLRLLQAHPGGLSQAEIGERLGMARSTVSRILNALDDEGLVAARGPRGPYRLGPEIARLADTVRLGVVMDVHPFMEELSRELGETVDLSILDGDRATFVDQVVSPHRLRAISAVGESFPLHCCANGKALLANLPPERQARAVPSRLARLTENTITSPAALRKELERVRAEGVAHDREEQTEGICAVGAVLRGVHGQMVAVSVPVPAQRFYRREAELARALLAWVKRVNARLEKA, from the coding sequence ATGACCGCCGACGTCGAGGAGGCTCGCGGCGGTGGAATCCAGGTCATCGCCCGGGCGGCCGAACTGCTCCGATTGCTGCAGGCGCACCCGGGCGGGCTCAGCCAGGCCGAGATCGGCGAGCGGCTGGGCATGGCGCGTTCCACCGTCAGCCGGATCCTCAACGCGCTGGACGACGAGGGGCTGGTCGCCGCGCGGGGGCCGCGTGGTCCGTATCGGCTGGGCCCGGAGATCGCGCGGCTGGCCGACACCGTGCGCCTCGGTGTCGTGATGGACGTGCACCCGTTCATGGAGGAGCTGTCGCGGGAGCTGGGGGAGACCGTCGACCTGTCTATCCTCGACGGCGACCGCGCCACGTTCGTCGACCAGGTCGTGTCCCCGCACCGCCTGCGCGCGATCAGCGCGGTCGGGGAGTCGTTCCCGCTGCATTGCTGTGCCAACGGCAAGGCGCTGCTGGCCAACCTGCCGCCCGAACGCCAGGCCCGGGCCGTGCCGTCTCGCCTGGCCCGACTCACCGAGAACACGATCACCAGCCCCGCAGCGCTGCGCAAGGAGCTCGAGCGCGTCCGCGCCGAGGGCGTCGCCCATGACCGCGAGGAGCAGACCGAGGGCATCTGCGCGGTGGGAGCGGTACTGCGCGGCGTGCACGGGCAGATGGTGGCCGTCAGCGTTCCCGTTCCCGCGCAGCGGTTCTACCGTCGCGAAGCCGAGCTGGCCCGGGCGCTGCTGGCGTGGGTGAAGCGCGTGAACGCCCGACTGGAAAAGGCCTGA